Proteins co-encoded in one Podospora pseudoanserina strain CBS 124.78 chromosome 7 map unlocalized CBS124.78p_7, whole genome shotgun sequence genomic window:
- a CDS encoding uncharacterized protein (COG:E; EggNog:ENOG503NVW8), with translation MQSWDETLAAQASQASIGGSALSSPTAPLPPPLAGRGHVKKVSIHGTKKLPSRSNTGNTSGYAEETNIYTETRMLQDQSRRLLYIGDASTLSILQLIRIIVESTSGTEMGSPFIDDPKRHRIQETIIDFPENTRVPTLLPDQETTHVLIASYFTNTCGIVEVFDRKQFMQSVEACYRDPPSANNYFLCHLFLVLALGLLFAAPTPGSREEHVINKQLSARPDRAELYFRSARTMCDPGAGFEDADFWSVQALSLMTLYMLTIPKRNTAYAYLGMAVRSAYALGLHREETLRDVIFTPGEMKVRRNLWKTLFILDRFLAATLGRPTAISGHDCSMNIFSDDDAVNSMEITGEFDPVHAKSLHACVETCRIIGDTLRVFSSRKISTTKVQEIINDMSMDWEDDLQAALQRRLSNAGPARSPAHGMASLHVNLLALHSLILLTRQLFVMHNWMLVEQRSGKKKPSPIHESPMARFSEACVLASYQTIQLVQQAREEQQLPRRNPFVIYFVFAASLVILMNQFSCLYYTNAYDKTIRDAVDFMEYCTKLDPQAERVLDIITRFAKVVDKWTKKNKYDAPPLSEDLSFLYSHPSSPQPEPANTLSGGPVVASPLQETTTHPDPSHPSYPPQHHRFNDPGLLTPPQITSSKMPLSDILAPTTQQDTRMNGMSPLLPQQQQQQQQQQQQQQPPPHQQQTQNDSPGYNREIEFDFDNLWNNWLNLPQPAIVPPTPTAGISPLTGPPQFSPVAAAAQPEPFPVFGATPHNRGPIRQGQQWFVRSP, from the exons GGCATGTGAAGAAGGTCTCGATTCACGGGACGAAGAAGCTGCCAAGCCGCAGCAACACGGGCAACACCAGCGGCTACGCTGAGGAGACCAACATATACACCGAGACGAGAATGTTGCAAGACCAGTCAAGACGGCTTC TCTACATTGGAGATGCCTCGACACTGTCCATCCTGCAGCTGATTCGGATTATTGTCGAAAGCACATCGGGGACAGAGATGGGGTCTCCTTTTATCGACGATCCTAAGAGGCATCGCATTCAGGAAACCATCATTGACTTTCCTGAGAACACACGGGTACCGACCCTGTTGCCGGACCAGGAAACAACCCATGTTCTCATAGCTTCCTATTTTACAAAT ACCTGCGGGATCGTGGAGGTGTTTGACAGAAAACAGTTTATGCAGTCGGTGGAGGCTTGCTATCGGGACCCACCATCGGCCAACAACTACTTCTTGTGTCACCTCTTCTTGGTGCTGGCTCTTGGTCTCCTCTTTGCTGCGCCTACCCCAGGTAGCCGGGAAGAGCatgtcatcaacaagcagCTCTCTGCAAGGCCAGACAGGGCAGAGTTGTACTTTAGGAGCGCTCGAACGATGTGTGATCCCGGTGCTGGGTTTGAGGACGCTGACTTTTGGTCGGTTCAGGCGCTGTCGTTGATGACACTCTACATGTTGACTATCCCCAAGAGGAACACGGCGTATGCTTATCTCGGGATGGCTGTTCGGTCAGCGTATGCTTTGGGCCTGCATAGAGAGGAGACGTTGAGGGATGTCATCTTTACGCCGGGAGAGATGAAAGTCAGGCGGAACTTGTGGAAGACACTGTTCATCTTGGATCGATTCTTGGCGGCAACCTTGGGCAGGCCCACCGCCATCTCGGGCCACGACTGCTCGATGAATATCTTctcggatgatgatgccgtcAACTCTATGGAGATCACTGGGGAGTTTGACCCGGTTCACGCCAAGAGCTTGCATGCTTGTGTCGAGACCTGTCGGATTATTGGCGACACGTTGAGGGTCTTTTCTTCGCGCAAGATTTCCACCACGAAGGTGCAGGAGATCATCAACGACATGTCTATGGACTGGGAAGATGATTTACAAGCTGCCCTGCAACGCCGTCTATCAAACGCTGGTCCTGCTCGAAGCCCGGcgcatggcatggcatccTTACATGTCAACCTTCTGGCACTCCATTCACTGATCCTTCTTACCAGGCAGCTCTTTGTTATGCACAACTGGATGCTTGTCGAGCAGCGGtctgggaagaagaagccctcaCCAATTCACGAGTCGCCCATGGCGAGGTTCTCAGAGGCCTGCGTCCTGGCTTCCTACCAAACGATTCAGCTTGTCcagcaagctcgagaagaacAACAGCTCCCTCGAAGGAACCCTTTTGTCAT ATACTTTGTCTTCGCCGCCAGCCTCGTCATCCTGATGAACCAATTCTCGTGCCTCTACTACACAAACGCCTACGACAAAACCATCCGCGACGCAGTCGATTTCATGGAATACTGCACCAAACTCGACCCCCAAGCCGAGCGTgtcctcgacatcatcacccgcTTCGCAAAAGTAGTAGACAAAtggacaaaaaaaaacaaatacGACGCCCCCCCCTTATCGGAAgacctctccttcctctacAGCCACCCGTCCAGTCCCCAACCCGAGCCTGCCAATACCCTGTCGGGAGGACCAGTAGTGGCAAGTCCCCTCCAggaaaccaccacccaccccgacccatcccatcccagttatcccccccaacaccaccgcttcAACGACCCCGGCCTGTTGACTCCCCCCCAAataacctcctccaaaatgCCCCTGTCTGACATCCTCGCCCCCACAACCCAACAGGACACCCGCATGAACGGCAtgtcacccctcctcccacaacaacaacaacaacaacaacaacaacaacaacaacaacaaccgccaccacaccaacaacaaacccaaaacGACTCCCCTGGTTATAACAGAGAGATCGAATTCGACTTTGACAACCTCTGGAACAACTggctcaacctcccccaaccagccatcgtccctcccactcccaccgcGGGCATATCACCCCTCACCGGGCCACCGCAATTCTCCCCCGTTGCGGCGGCAGCCCAGCCGGAGCCTTTTCCCG TGTTTGGAGCAACGCCGCATAACAGGGGTCCGATTAGGCAAGGGCAGCAGTGGTTCGTGAGGAGTCCTTGA